In Hippocampus zosterae strain Florida chromosome 21, ASM2543408v3, whole genome shotgun sequence, the genomic window GCTCCTGTGGAACGGTTGTAAACATCCATCGGCGCTATTCGCCAACCAACGAGGGTGGCGCTGGCGCTCGGTGGCTGAAAATAGAGCCACTCTGGTCACGCTGGGAAGTTTCCATGTGTGAAGAGGAACGGGCCGAGTTAAATTTAGTCGCGAATGCCGTCGGTAGACTGCGCTGGCCCAGATACGGCGTATGGAAATTTCCGCAATGTAATGAGCAATCTCCGATAGCAACTGACATTTTTATCGGGCGATTTTAATTTCGCCAATTGAGAATAtgtgatacatttttgtttctctggggaaaaaaaaaaaactcggcaTGCCAAGCGTACGTTAATTCAGGTTTCGCGGCCAACGGGGGGCGCCACCACATCCCATTTTGCATGTGCGCCATAATCGAGGAAGAAGCTGACACAAAAATAGAATGAAACGGCATTCCATTTTCACAGATTGGTTTCTAAATAGAACGTTAAATCAAACAATCCCCAACGATatgagtcattaaaaaaactttCCACGGGctcgaccgtttttttttttttatttggttccTTTAAGACCATCCGCAGCTTCCCCCAATGTCAATTACAGAAACCAACGGTTTatcgaaatgaaaaataaaaccgcAACtcccctcttaaaaaaaaaaaatgttggttgaTTCTGTTTGGTGTCTAGCTAAATATGCCAActgaaagcaaaagcaaaagcaaaagcaaaaaaaattgtttttatccTGCCACTGGGAAGCGAAAGTAACACCCGCTTGCACTCTTCCACCTCAGGCTAGAGGATTCTCCGCCGCAACCTCCTAGAAAACAACAGTCGCCCTCTAATAATGGAACAGGTAAGACCCTTCAccccaaggggggggggggggggggggtaggggggggttgGAATAAATAGTGCCAAGATGAGTGGAGGGGTTTGCAGGGAAAGTCTCTCCAAACAGGAAATGACGAGGTGCGTATACGTGAGATACAAAGTGGGAAAGGAAAGGGAGTGTTTGGAAAGTGCGGGTTATTCTTGGATGTGTGTTTTTAACGTCattaaggggggggggtacgaaAGTGCACAATAGTCAGCTGgtggaaatgtttattttttgtgtgtttgttttgctattATTAGCATGTTTTGACCTAGCCGTACGTGTGTTTACACAAGCCACCTTAAAGATGAACTGTGAACGTTATTATCGCGGGAATTTGAAAGGAAGCGCAACCGCGCTTGACACGAAAACCCCCGTCGTGTTTTTTCCGAAGCGGACAAGCAGCAGCAGAAGGAGGTGTGGCGCTCGCGGCTGCAAAAGTGGTTGCACGAGCGCTTCGGCGTCTACGTGGAGGACTTCCGCTTCCAGCCCGAGGAGAGCGCGGTGGAGGCTGAGGAACCGCTAAGTGCTAAAAGGTGGGCGGTGGGCGCACCCGAATGCGACTCGTCTTTCGCCCGGTATTGATCtgccgtttttgttgttgttgttgttgttgttcgagCAGATTTATGGTGGCTCTGCGGGTAAAGTTGTTTGTGTGTTCTGAGCTTCTGTTGTGGTCTTCCCATCCAGGTTGACGGAAAACATGCGGCGACTCAGTAAGTGCTttcgattttgaaaaaaaaaatagtcggattgcatcccccccccccttttcaatATTACAACTGCGATCTAATCTGCATttatttgacttgatttgacgtcggggggggggtgtcctgaCTGTTTCAGAGCGAGGAGCTCGGCCTGTCACCAACTTCTTGAGGAACCTCTCCGCCTTATCCAGTTGGCACTCCGTCTACACCTCAGCTATTGCCTTCATTGtgagtattccccccccccccccaatagcgCTCCCAATGACAAGTATCGCATTATACAAAGTTAATTACGCCTGGACCGCGGCTGTCTCATCCAAAATCGTGCCCACTGTGTTGCAGATCTACATGAATGCTGCTTGGCATGGCTGGGCCTTCCCCATGTTCCTCTTCCTGGCCATCTTGCGCCTGTCCTTAAATTACCTCATAGCAAGGTAAGGCGCCGAACCGCCGAGTCACAAAAGCGAGAAATATGAAGCTGATGTATGCCTGTCGTTTTGCTTTGCAGAGGTTGGAGGATCCAGTGGAGCATTGTGCCTGAGGTCTCTGAGCCCATGGTACGTGCCGCTCAAAcggtgttgatgctttatggtCCTCTTCATTTTCAGTGCTTATTTGCCATCCTGTACACATTGGCAGTGTTTCTAATTGCAATGTGGTTTTTGGTTCCATATTTCCTCTTGAAtgttggggcttttttttttgcgctcgcTCAGAATTCTAGTTTAGGTGGTGAACCTCGAATGCATTTGTGCTCTGCAGGAGCCTCCAAAGGAAGACCTGACTGTGTCTGAGAAGTTTCAGCTTGTCCTTGACGTTGCCCAAAAAGCACAGGTGCCATTTTTATTCGTTATTCCACTTAAGTGGTAGTTGTTGacccatccctttttttttcttttttttttttttgcagaacctTTTTGGTAAGATGGCGGATGTTTTAGAGAAGATAAAAAAGTAAGCATTCGACATGAAACTCGAGCCACAAAGTAGACATctgctgtttttattgttattattattattatttttttcctccacagccTCTTCATGTGGGTGCAACCGGAGAGCACCCGTAAACTGTACATCTGCCTGTGGGTGGCTTTCATCACCTCCTGCGTGCTGCCGTACAAGCTCATGGGCTTCATGATCGGTAAGGCGACAAGATTTATTCCTCGCTGAAATGACTTGAGTTTGCTTCAGTATGCACAAACAAATGCATACGTACAGGAATCGGCGCGCGCGGGCTCCGGGCACTCGGAGTTCCTTCCGAGATCGTCTCGCGTTGTGATCGTTCCGTGCGTCTCCTTTTCAGGCCTGTACGCCGGCGTGAAATTCTTCATCATCGACTTCCTGTTCAAGAGCTGCCCCAAGCTGCGCGACAAGTACGACACGCCGTACATCGTGTGGAACAGTCTCCCCACCGACCCCCAGCTCAAGGAGAGGACCAACGCCACCGTGTCTCGCCGGGTAAGCGGCGGacgcccccccaccgccccccacccGCGTTCAAGATCATCCTAAAGGGCTTAGCCATGCAAAAAATATGCCTAATGGCGCGAGCGGGATTATTTTCCGCTTTTCATTTCTGCACGgctgatgcaaaaaaaagctGCCCGTTTAATCAGGTGTGTACCTGTTCAAGGCTTTGTCGTTGCGTCACAATCCCGTCTGCGTCGGGTTACATAAATTCAGAAGCATTGAGTCACGGTTGAGAAGGAAGCCGGGCCTCAACTCAACTCCAGGTGCAGAAAAACAACTCCGTTGTATTTCATGAgcattttcaaagtaaaagcgcGGCCGGAACAAAAATGCTCCACgtgaacaataaaataaaaacaaaattgcagTGCTTGAAAAGTTGGATTTATTTCAAAAGTTggaattcccccccaaaaaagtgcatcTCAAATTTctatattaaaattaattttgatatttatatattttttcacgaaCTTGTGAGATTCATCTGCCTCCCACTACTGCCCTCTGTTGGTCAAAATAATGTCACGAATGTATGGTGGCGGCCCATTCGATGATGAGACCTGCAACGTATTTGGACatcacaggtgtgtgtgtgtgtgtgtgtgtgtgtgtgagagatgtgGACTCAGTCACAGGATGTCCTctgccctttctctctctctcagctttCTGCCGTAGAGAAGGTAGGGCCCTCGCTGTGTCTCCCTCTGTGGTCAATAGGATGTCAGTGGAGTGGACCTTTTTGAAAAAGTAGTTTCTCCCTTGGTTCATATTAGCCTTGCTTCACACACGTTGACGTTAAGCCCATTTGAACCGTCAGTTCACCGTAGCAGTTGCTCTCGCTGTCGCTTTAATCAGTAGTTGTCACGAAACAAGACAGAGTTCACGCGTGGATGTTAAAGGGTTAGCTGGTGGGTGCATTTGAgctctgttgctaaccaaatcAGCAGAAGCAAATGATTTTGGGAGTGAGATTTTTGCCATTCGCAGCAGCGCTCGATGCCTCTACTGTAATGTTAGGCGATAGATTCCCTCTCCCATTTAGTGGCCACCACTCGTGTCAAACGTTCCCCACCTGTCCTTGTTGCCAATCCCTCgtaattttcctttttgtgttgCTTCCGTCCGTCTTTGGTTCTCGCTTTGTCTCTAGGTGCAGCCTGTGGCTTCCCGAGGGAGCCTGGCCGCGGCGCCGTGCGGCGTAAACCGCGAGGACGAGGCCGGTCGCTCCCACAGCACCAAGAAGGGGGCCTTCCACGAGATCTTCAACCTGCCGGAGTCAGAGCGCCCTCTGGCAGGTGAGAGCCTTGTATTGCAGCTTTTGTACAAGCCCCTCGCATTCTTTCTTCTAAGCTGCATTGCAGGTCTGAAATATGAGGAGCTTTGTTAATTGGTCAATGTGTCTGTCGCCAGTGTGTGAGAACGGCTGGAGGTGTTGCCTGATAAACC contains:
- the LOC127594018 gene encoding GRAM domain-containing protein 4-like isoform X1, which codes for MKLCYDLRAGVAIRHVKLKPRCAVLTMLKRLDKIRFRGPRTRDDFPELGDSPPASDNECSDDVPPKRAANDEPPRDPAGSGSPIMAAAMQDFQRSESERLNEVKGHLEIALLEKHFLQEELRKLREETNVDSLRQELERERSKRLDLEQKMGDVLKSRLEDSPPQPPRKQQSPSNNGTADKQQQKEVWRSRLQKWLHERFGVYVEDFRFQPEESAVEAEEPLSAKRLTENMRRLKRGARPVTNFLRNLSALSSWHSVYTSAIAFIIYMNAAWHGWAFPMFLFLAILRLSLNYLIARGWRIQWSIVPEVSEPMEPPKEDLTVSEKFQLVLDVAQKAQNLFGKMADVLEKIKNLFMWVQPESTRKLYICLWVAFITSCVLPYKLMGFMIGLYAGVKFFIIDFLFKSCPKLRDKYDTPYIVWNSLPTDPQLKERTNATVSRRLSAVEKVQPVASRGSLAAAPCGVNREDEAGRSHSTKKGAFHEIFNLPESERPLAVCENGWRCCLINRDRKMPTDYIRNGMLYVTENYLCFESSSSRSGSSKKNKVIKLVDITDIQKYKVLSVLPGSGMGISIATPSTQKPLVFGAMIHRDEAFEAIFTQYTKVVTTSKPQAAATSAEI
- the LOC127594018 gene encoding GRAM domain-containing protein 4-like isoform X2, whose product is MKLCYDLRAGVAIRHVKLKPRCAVLTMLKRLDKIRFRGPRTRDDFPELGDSPPASDNECSDDVPPKRAANDEPPRDPAGSGSPIMAAAMQDFQRSESERLNEVKGHLEIALLEKHFLQEELRKLREETNVDSLRQELERERSKRLDLEQKMGDVLKSRLEDSPPQPPRKQQSPSNNGTADKQQQKEVWRSRLQKWLHERFGVYVEDFRFQPEESAVEAEEPLSAKRLTENMRRLKRGARPVTNFLRNLSALSSWHSVYTSAIAFIIYMNAAWHGWAFPMFLFLAILRLSLNYLIARGWRIQWSIVPEVSEPMEPPKEDLTVSEKFQLVLDVAQKAQNLFGKMADVLEKIKNLFMWVQPESTRKLYICLWVAFITSCVLPYKLMGFMIGLYAGVKFFIIDFLFKSCPKLRDKYDTPYIVWNSLPTDPQLKERTNATVSRRVQPVASRGSLAAAPCGVNREDEAGRSHSTKKGAFHEIFNLPESERPLAVCENGWRCCLINRDRKMPTDYIRNGMLYVTENYLCFESSSSRSGSSKKNKVIKLVDITDIQKYKVLSVLPGSGMGISIATPSTQKPLVFGAMIHRDEAFEAIFTQYTKVVTTSKPQAAATSAEI